Part of the Flavobacterium sp. MDT1-60 genome, ATTGCTTTTGGTTGTAGCGGCCTCAGCTTTATTGGATCGATACGGTTCTGCTGTGAATTTTATCGAAAAAGATGGTTTTACAATTTCGGCCAAGGTATTTAATGTATTAGAAGGAGAGAATTTGACTGCTGCAGCAAAAACCACTGGAATTGGTATTTTGGAATTATCTACTGTTTTTGATAACCTAAAACCAGATATTGTAGTAACTGTTGCAGATCGATTTGAAACAATGGCAACTGCTATTGCAGCTTCTTATATGAATATCCCATTAGCACATATACAAGGAGGTGAAGTTACCGGGAATATTGATGAAAAAGTACGTCACGCCATAACAAAGTTGTCTGATTACCATTTTGTAGCTTCTGAGAGTGCTAAGGATAGAGTTATAAAATTAGGAGAAGATCCGGCTATGGTTTTTAATACAGGTTGTCCTTCTATTGATTTAGCAGAAGAGATTATTCACAGTAAAAATCTTCCTTTTAATCCTTACGAAAAATATGGAGGTGTGGGGGCAACACCTGATTTATCTCAGGGATATTTAGTTGTAATGCAACATCCTGTTACTACAGAATATAAAGATTCTCGAAAACATATAGAAGCTACACTAGAAGCTATTTACAAAATAAATAAACCGACACTTTGGTTTTGGCCTAATGTAGATGCAGGAGCCGACGGAACGTCTACAGGAATACGTGCTTATAGAGAGCAACATCAATTGCCAAATGTCCACTTTTTCAAGAACATGGAAGGAAAAGATTTCTTAGAATTACTGAAGCATAGCGATTGCCTGATAGGCAATTCTAGTGTTGGTATTAGAGAATGTGCCTTCTTGGGAGTTCCTGTAATTAATATTGGGTCACGTCAAAATCGAAGAGATCGCGGAGGAAACAGTGTAGATGTGGATTATTCACAGGAAGAGATAGAAGCTGCAATTGTTTCTTCAGTCCAAAAAGGGAAAACTATTTCATCCTCTATTTATGGAGATGGAAAAGCAGGTATACAAATAGCCAAATTACTAGCTGATTTGCCTTTGCAGTTTCATAAAACTATTATGTATTAATGAGAGTTTTAGCAATTATTCCAGCTCGTGGAGGGAGCAAAGGTGTACCTGGGAAAAATATTAAACTGTTAGGGGGGAAGCCTCTGATAGCTCATGCAATCGAGTGTGCTAAAAAGTGTGATAAGGTTACGAAAACAATTGTTTCAACAGATTCTGATGAGATTTTGAATATTGCCCTGAACTTTGGGGCAGAAGTTATTAAAAGACATGCAAGTTTAGCACAGGACACAAGTAATGTTGTAACTGCTGTTGCAGAAGTTTATCAAAAGCTGGAGCAGAAATTTGATTTAATAGTTCTATTGCAACCAACATCACCACTTAGAACCTCAGTTGATTTAGCAAACATAATAACAA contains:
- the neuC gene encoding UDP-N-acetylglucosamine 2-epimerase, with the translated sequence MPKRKIAVVITARPSYSRVKTVLSAIQNHPDLELLLVVAASALLDRYGSAVNFIEKDGFTISAKVFNVLEGENLTAAAKTTGIGILELSTVFDNLKPDIVVTVADRFETMATAIAASYMNIPLAHIQGGEVTGNIDEKVRHAITKLSDYHFVASESAKDRVIKLGEDPAMVFNTGCPSIDLAEEIIHSKNLPFNPYEKYGGVGATPDLSQGYLVVMQHPVTTEYKDSRKHIEATLEAIYKINKPTLWFWPNVDAGADGTSTGIRAYREQHQLPNVHFFKNMEGKDFLELLKHSDCLIGNSSVGIRECAFLGVPVINIGSRQNRRDRGGNSVDVDYSQEEIEAAIVSSVQKGKTISSSIYGDGKAGIQIAKLLADLPLQFHKTIMY
- a CDS encoding cytidylyltransferase domain-containing protein, with translation MRVLAIIPARGGSKGVPGKNIKLLGGKPLIAHAIECAKKCDKVTKTIVSTDSDEILNIALNFGAEVIKRHASLAQDTSNVVTAVAEVYQKLEQKFDLIVLLQPTSPLRTSVDLANIITIFEKDEFIDGVISVVPLEDYHPARMYNLEKDNKLIPFVNEGESKRRQDLEPVYFRNGCFYAVRVKAFLKEKSFMVENKKAYVMDANWLVNIDSFRDFKIAEMLYEDWKNENSCN